The DNA window ATTTCTTTACTTGGAAGTGCTTTAACACTGGCTTCTTTCATTAAAGTATTAAATGATGCATTTCTTGGAGTTGGAAAGGGTGAAATTAAAGAAAAAATTAATGAAAGGACACCGCTTATCATAATACCTTTTGGATTTCTTGCCCTTGGTTGTATAGTTTTCGGGATTTCTCCTTCCCTTGTCATAAATAAAATATTCAGCCCGATTATAGGAAGTATTCCAACTCTGAATATAAAACTTATTAATTTTATAAGTTTCTGGGGATATCTTTCAATACTTGTTTTATTTGCCGGTTATATTTATTTATCAAGACAGACACGAAAATTTAAAGAAAAGAAAGTTTTTGTTGGAGGTGAAAACATACCAAAAGAAATAACTGATTTTGACGGTTCTCATTTTTACAAAACTGTTTATGAAACAAATGGTATAAAGGACTTTTATGAAATTGAAAGGAAAGGATTATTTGACTCTTACAGGATTTCTGAAAAACTTTTCAATTTTTCAAGTAGGATTTCAAATAAAATTGAGATTTTTTTCAGCGATGTAATTTATCAAAAAGGAAGGGAAATTATTCTATTTATTACAGAAAAATTCAGGACTTTTCAAAATGGACTTTTACCAAGATATATTTTCTGGATTATGGCTGGTTTGATATTTATAATGGAGGTATTAAAAAGATGGTAACCAATATATTTTTTCATGTGTTTTTGCTTTCCATGATGGTAATTGGTTCTATGGTTGCTGTATTTTCAAGAAAACTTATATCCTCTCTTGTTTCTCTTGGAACAGTTGGAATGCTTATAAGTATATACTTTTTAATTCTTGGTGCTCCTGATATAGCAATAACACAACTTGTTGTTGAAGTTTTGGCATTAATTATTTTATTATGTGCAATTACAGGAAGGGATGTTACTGCAGATATGACTTCTTCAAAGGTTTATGTTTTTCTCTTCATTTTTATATTTGTAATTTCAATTCTCACTTTTATTTCCTATTCTAATTTTATATTCCCTGAATTTGGAAATACAAATATGCGGGTTGGAAAAGAGTATTTATATCTTGCAACGGAAAAATTAAAATCAGCAAATGCAGTGACAGCAATAGTTCTTGATTTCAGAGGATATGATACAATAGGTGAAGCAACTGTTATATTCACTGCAATTATAGGCGTTATGGTTCTTTTAAGAAAAAAAGGAAAAAAAGATGAATAAGGGTATGAGTGAAATTGTAAAGACAATAAGTAAGATAGTTGTTCCATTCATTATTATTTTTGGTATTTCAGTTATTTTTTATGGACATTTAACTCCAGGAGGTGGCTTTCCCGGGGGTGTTATAATTTCTGCTTCATTTGTACTTTTGCTTCTTGCATATGGAAGAGAAAAGGTCTTATCTAAACTATCCCTTTATAAAAGTGATATTTTACATGACATTGGAGCGATTATGTTTTTATCTGTATCTTTAATCGGTTTTGCTGGTGGTGTATTTTTCTTAAATATTTTTAACAAAGGTAAACTCTTTTCACTTTGGAGTGGAGGAAATTTATTGTTCAGTAATATTGCAATAGGACTTAAAGTTGGAACAAGTTTATTCCTTGGAATAACTTTACTTTCAATGGCAAGAATAATCCATAAAGAAAACAAAATTGAATTTTACGAAAAGGAGGAAGATATTAAATGATTGTTTACATATTTATTGCTTTTATGTTTTTTATCGGGATATACGGAATGATGGCTAAAAAAAATATAATTAAGATGATTATTGGAATGAATATAATAGGTTATGCAGTCAATTTATTTTTTATAGTTCTTGGTTATAAGAGCGGAGGAATTCAGCCAATACTTGTTCCGGGGATGGATATAAAAGAATTTGTAGAAAGAGCAGTAAATCCTTTACCTCAGGCACTTGTTTTAACTTCCATAGTTATAGATTTATCAATTATATGTTTTCTTGCTGCTTTATCAATAAGGATTTATGAAAAATACGGTACTTTTGACCTTGAAAAAATAAGGAGGTTAAAAGGATGAATTTAATTGTTTTTCCAGTTATTTTATATTTACTTTCAGCATTTTTGATTGCACTTATATGGAAAGAAGATGAAAAACTATCAGGGATTGCCTGTTTATCTTTTTCAATCCTTGTTTTTATATCTGTTATTCTTCTTGGAAAATATGTATTTTTAAACGAAAGAATTATATATTTTGTTGGTAACTGGCAGATTCCAATAGGTATAACTTTAATGGTGGATGCTCTTTCTTATATATTCCTTGTTGTTGTTAATTTTGTTTTACCTGTTATTTGCTGGTTTTCCAATTCCTATATGAGAAAGTATACCAAACCTGGCTACTTTTACATTCTTTTCTCCCTGATATCTGCTGGATTAAACGGTATTTTAATAAGTATGGACTTTTTCAATATATATGTCTTCCTTGAAATTTCTTCAATTGCTTCATACATTCTTGTTGCTTTTGGATTGAGAACAGAAGAACTTGAAGCGTCTCTTAAATATACAATGATTGGTTTTATCGGTTCAACTCTAATACTTATTGGAATTGGTTTGATTCTCGGGAAAACAGGGACTTTAAATATAAGTGATTTTATGAGTGCAATATTAAATATAAATAAAATACAATTGTTGTTCATACTTGGACTGTTTATTTCTGGCTTTGCTCTAAAAACCGCTCTTTTCCCGTTTCATTTCTGGCTTCCCGATGCTCACTCACTTGCTCCTTCACCTGTTTCAGCAATACTTTCTGGTTTATTTATTAAAGTTACAGGTTTTTATATGCTTGTAAGAATAATCACAAATATATTTATAATTTTCCCTGAAAGTAAAATTATAATAATGGCTCTTGGACTTATTTCTATGATTTTCGGTTCTCTGATGGCAATAGACCAGATAGATATAAAGAGAACTTATGCATATTCAAGTATAAGCCAGATTGGTTATTGTGCACTTGCTCTTGGAATAGGTGGATATTACGGATATCTTGGTGCCATTTTACATTTTATTTATCATTCTTTCTCAAAATCTCTTCTCTTTTTAAATTCAGGAGCAATTGAATACAGATATAAAACAACAAAAATTGAGGAATTAAAAGGACTTTCTGACAAAATGCCATATACAACAGCAACCGGTTCAATAGGTATGCTTTCTATTTCAGGAATTCCACCTTTTGGTTGTTTCTGGAGTAAAATTATAATTATAATTGCTGCTATTAAGTCATTTTATTACGGAATTGCCTTTATATGTGTTATTGTTTCAGTAATAACCCTTGGATA is part of the bacterium genome and encodes:
- a CDS encoding DUF4040 domain-containing protein, whose amino-acid sequence is MVTNIFFHVFLLSMMVIGSMVAVFSRKLISSLVSLGTVGMLISIYFLILGAPDIAITQLVVEVLALIILLCAITGRDVTADMTSSKVYVFLFIFIFVISILTFISYSNFIFPEFGNTNMRVGKEYLYLATEKLKSANAVTAIVLDFRGYDTIGEATVIFTAIIGVMVLLRKKGKKDE
- a CDS encoding MnhB domain-containing protein, yielding MNKGMSEIVKTISKIVVPFIIIFGISVIFYGHLTPGGGFPGGVIISASFVLLLLAYGREKVLSKLSLYKSDILHDIGAIMFLSVSLIGFAGGVFFLNIFNKGKLFSLWSGGNLLFSNIAIGLKVGTSLFLGITLLSMARIIHKENKIEFYEKEEDIK
- a CDS encoding sodium:proton antiporter; this translates as MIVYIFIAFMFFIGIYGMMAKKNIIKMIIGMNIIGYAVNLFFIVLGYKSGGIQPILVPGMDIKEFVERAVNPLPQALVLTSIVIDLSIICFLAALSIRIYEKYGTFDLEKIRRLKG
- a CDS encoding proton-conducting transporter membrane subunit; amino-acid sequence: MNLIVFPVILYLLSAFLIALIWKEDEKLSGIACLSFSILVFISVILLGKYVFLNERIIYFVGNWQIPIGITLMVDALSYIFLVVVNFVLPVICWFSNSYMRKYTKPGYFYILFSLISAGLNGILISMDFFNIYVFLEISSIASYILVAFGLRTEELEASLKYTMIGFIGSTLILIGIGLILGKTGTLNISDFMSAILNINKIQLLFILGLFISGFALKTALFPFHFWLPDAHSLAPSPVSAILSGLFIKVTGFYMLVRIITNIFIIFPESKIIIMALGLISMIFGSLMAIDQIDIKRTYAYSSISQIGYCALALGIGGYYGYLGAILHFIYHSFSKSLLFLNSGAIEYRYKTTKIEELKGLSDKMPYTTATGSIGMLSISGIPPFGCFWSKIIIIIAAIKSFYYGIAFICVIVSVITLGYFLKLKRNIFDSKGEGEKFEEVNFNLLMPMVILSILIFFGGLILLPEVKIYLDKAVGVMQNFSYIQIGER